GACCGCATCGATATCGTGCGCGGCCCGGCCTCGCCGATCTACGGTCCATCAAAGACCGGCGGATACATGAACTTCGTGCCAAAATCGGCGCGCGTTGCGGGCGGGGCCTATATGGACAGTCCCGAAGGCCAGCTTTCCTACACAACCGGGAGCTGGAGCAAGAGCGTACTTTCGGCTGACCTGCGCGGCCCCGGCAAGATCGGGACGCAGGAATTCGGTTATAGCCTTTACGCCGAAGTCGAGAATTCGGGCAGCTATTACCGCAACATGAGCACGAAGCAGACGATCCTGCAGGCAGCGTTCGACACTGACATCGCGCCGAACCTGCGGCTTGAGTTCGGCGGCATGTACCATGATTTCAAGGGCCAGCAGAATGGTGGCTGGAACCGCCTGACGCAGGATCTGGTCGACAACAGCAATTACATCACGGGGTCTGCAAAGCCGCTGGATACCAGTGGCGATGGGCAAATATCGCATGAGGAAGCAGCGGCCGCCAATGGCGGGTTTGGCCTTAATCCGTTTGGCAGCGCTTTTTGCTCGACCCCGCCGTTCGCGAATCCCTTCGGAGGTTTGACCAACGACTGTCTCGCCACGTTATATCCCGATTCGGGGCTGACGAATGTTGGCACAGCCAAACTGGACCGGCGCAATACACTGACGGCCGAAGATGATAAGCTCAACAACCTGGCCAAGACAGCCTATGTCGATCTTATCTTTGATGCTGGCAACGATCTGGAGATCAAAAACCAGTTTTTCTACGATGGCTATACCAACCTTAACGAAAACCAGTACGGCTTTTCGCAGATTCATGATTCCTGGGTGATAGAGAACCGTGTTGTCATTGCAAAGACATTCAACAGCACGGCCGGAAAGTTCTCATTCCAGATATCTCCATCAATTCGCTACACCAGTTTCGAACATGGTGATGATTTCAATTATGAATACTTCCACAGGGTTGATCTGACGCAGGGATACAATGCTCTTTCAGATCGTTTACTGTCGACGGAATGCAATTGCAATTATACATCGTACAATCGCGGCAATTACACGGACCTGGGTTTCGCGGGCCTTGCCAATCTGGACTTCAACTTTGGTCTGGATGTGACACTCGGCGCGCGCTACGATCACATCAAGGTTGAAACGGCAGACGTTGCCGCCTTGCTGGAAGATCCAGCCGCCGCAGGCTCCGCCAATACATCGAAGGGCGGCTGGTCGTGGTCAGCCAGCGCCAACTACAAGCTGCCGTTCGGACTGGTACCTTATGTTACGGTATCACGGCAGGCCACGGTAATTGCAGGGCAAGGGGCTGAAATCACCGTAAGTGACGCGCTTTCGGGTGCGTTCATCAGCGCATCCAAACTTTACGAAGGCGGCATCAAGGGTTCGTTTCTCGATAGCCGGCTTTATGCGGCGGTCTCGGTTTACAAGCAGACCCGCGTAGATCGCAACGCTCAGGCGATTGTGACCAACCAGGCCGTTCAAACCAAGGGTATCGAAGCCGAATTGCGCTGGTCTGTTAACTCTAACCTGCTGATTTCGGCGAACTATACCAAAACCAAAGTCGAGAATTTGACGGCAATTGGCGATGGTGTGCTGTTCAGCTTCTTTGGAATTGATGACTTGCCCGGTCTGGACCCGGCATTGCATCTCGGTGGCCAGCCAATCGGGCTTGTGCCAATTCCGAATGCGGATGCATCACGCCGTGCAGGCATTCCTGAAGACCTCTATTCAGCTACGGCAACCTATTCGTTTGAAAACGGGATTGCCTTGGCTGGTAGCATCACTCGCGTACCTTCGGTGTTTTCAGGCCAATCGCAGGCTGTTCAGCTCCCCGCCTATACGCTCGTCGACGGTAGCATTTCATACACCACTGGACCGTTCCTGTTGCGTGCAGTGGTCAAGAACGCCACCAACGCCAAGTACTTCCGCGCCAACTTCACCGAACTGTTCGGCAGCAGCATCGCGTTGCCGGAACGTCCGCGCAGTTGGCAGGCTTCGGTCGTCTACAAGTTCTGACGACCTTTCGGAACGAGGGGCGGTACTCTCCCGCCGTCCCTCGCTCTGACCGACTTTTCAAGGTTTCCAAACCATGCGATTTTTCGCGCGCCTTGCGCTTTCCGCTGCGGCCCTCCTGGCTGGAGCATCTCAGGTCCATGCGGCCCCTGCCGCCGATGCCGCGACAATCGCCGCTGTTAAATCGTGCGCGCCAGCGCGGCCCTGTGCGGCCAAACTGCCGGTGCGCGTGGTTGTCGTCACCATGTTCGAGATCGGTGCGGACACCGGCGACAAGCCGGGCGAGTTCCAGTTGTGGAAGGAGCGGCGCAACCTTTCGGTCACGTTGCCCTTCCCGCAAGGGTGGCACGATCTGGCCTACGATCCCCAGACCGGTGTGCTGGCCATCGTCACCGGCATGGGTTCGATCAGGTCTGCCACCGCCACACTGGCGCTGGGGCTGGACGATCGACTCGACCTTTCGCGCGCCTACTGGCTGGTTGCGGGTATTGCCGGGATCGATCCTGAGGACGCCTCGGTGGGTTCGGCAGCATGGGCGCGCTTTCTGATCGATGGCGACATCGCGCACGAGATCGATGCGCGCGAAATTCCTGACGGCTGGAAAAGCGGCTATTTCGCGCTCCACAGCAAGGGGCCGTCGGACCCTACACCACTGCCGCCGATCAATGGCGAGATGTTCGAGTTGAATCCCGCCTTGCAGGAATGGGCCTTCGCGCTGACCAGGGACATACCGCTGCCCGACGACAAGGTGATCGCGGCAGAGCGCAAGAAGTTCACAGGCTATCCCAATGCGCAGAAGCCGCCCTTCGTGTTGAAGGGCGATAACATGGCCGCGATGACATTCTGGCACGGCGCGAAGATGACCCAGTGGGCCAATGACTGGACCGACTTCTGGACGCAAGGGAAGGGCGAATTCGTGACTTCCGCGATGGAGGAGACCGGCACGTTCCAGTCCATAGAGTATCTGACGAAAGTGGGCCGGGCCGACCGCGATCGGGTGATGGTGCTGCGCTCTGCCAGCAATTTCACCATGCCCCCGCCGGGCGAGGACCCTGCCGCCTATCTTCTGGGCGAGAACCAGGGCTATGCCGGGATGACCGCTGCGCTCGAAGCACTTTACCTTGTCGGTGGCAAAGTGGCGGACGAGATCACAGGCAACTGGGATCGTTATGCCGAGGCGCCGCCGAAGTGATGGTGCAAGGTTGATATGGCGCTGACGCTGATCCGCAACGCCGCTGTCGTCGCCACGATGGACGATGCGGGGACCGAAATCCCCGGCGGTGCGGTGGCGATGCGCGATGGCGTGGTGCTGGCGGTGGGGACGACGAGCGAGCTTGCGCCGCTGGCGGGGCACGCGGACCAGATCGTCGAGGCGCAGGGCTGCGTGGTAACGCCCGGCCTCGTCAACACGCATCACCATCTTTACCAGACTCTCACCCGCGCAATGCCGGGAGCGACCGAGGCTTCGCTGTTCGGCTGGCTAAAGCGCCTTTATCCGATCTGGGCAAATTACACGCCCGACGATGTGTTCGCAGCAACGCAGCTTGGTCTTGCCGAACTGGCGCTGTCAGGCTGCACGATGAGTTCGGATCACCTCTATCTCTTTCCGAACGGCATCACGCTTGACGATACGATCCATGCGGCGGCGGACATCGGCCTGCGCTTTCACGCCACGCGCGGCGGGATGAGCCTGGGCGAGAGCGCGGGCGGATTGCCGCCCGACAGCCTGGTCGAGCGCGAGGACGCGATCCTTGCCGATTGCATCCGTGTGATCGACAGGTTTCACGATGGCGCAGACGGGGCAATGGTGCGTGTCGGCGTTGCGCCATGTTCGCCGTTCTCGGTAAGCCGGGAATTGATGCGCGATGCGGCTCTGCTGGCGCGCGAAAAGGGGGCGATGCTCCACACCCATCTGGCCGAGGATGCCGATGATGTTGCGTTCAGTCTTGAACGCTTTGGCTGCCGACCCGGCCAATACGCCGAAGATCTCGGCTGGACCGGACCGGACGTGTGGCATGCCCACTGCGTTCAGCTCGATCACGGCGAGATCGATCTGTTTGCCCGCACCCGCACCGGCGTTGCACATTGTCCCGGCTCCAACTGCCGCCTCGGTTCGGGCGTCGCACCGGTGCGCCGCATGGTCGATGCGGGGGTAAACGTGGGGCTGGGAGTCGATGGTTCGGCCTCCAACGATTCGGGCAATTTGCTGGGCGAGGCGCGCCAGGCCCTGCTGCTTCAGCGCGTGACTCATGGCGCGACAGCTTTCGCTACGCGTGAGGCATTGCGGCTGGCGACGCGTGGCGGGGCCGAAGTGCTGGGCCGCAGCGATCTTGGCAGCCTGACGCCGGGCAAGCGCGCCGATTGCGCGGTGTGGGATATGGGCACCGTCGCTTCCGCGGGCGTGTGGGACATGGTCGCGGGCCTTGTGCTCGCGCCGCCTTCGGGCGTGCGCGATCTGTTTGTCGAAGGCCGCGCCGTGGTGCGCGATGGCGAACTGGTGCGTACCACGCGCCGCGCGGTGGTTCGCGCGGCGCAGAAGTCCGTCAGCCGCCTGATGACACTGGCATAGGAGGTGGGACGGTCATGACCTCGCTCGGCTCGATCACTCGCGAACAGGCGCGCGACCCCGATTTCTTCCCCGGATATGGCCTCGCCGTTCCGCTCGGCATCCAGCACGTGTTGGCGATGTTCGTCTCGAACCTCACCCCGCCTATCATCGTGGCGGGCGCGGCAGGTTTCGGGTTCGGATCGCCCGATCCATCGGATCTGATCTACATGATCCAGATGTCGATGCTGTTCGCCGGGATCGCCACGCTGATGCAGACGGTCGGCGTGGGGCCGGTAGGGGCGCGGCTGCCGCTGGTGCAGGGGACAAGCTTTGCCTATATCCCGGTGATGATCCCGATCGTCGCGGGCAAGGGCGTCAGTGCGATGGCGGACTTGACCACGGCCGCGCTGATCGGCGGACTGGTCCATGCCGTCCTGAGCATTTTCGTCGGTCGGGTGCGCTTTGCCCTGCCGCCGCTGATCACCGGGCTGGTCGTGCTGATGATCGGCCTTTCGCTGATGCGTATCGGGGTGCAGTATTCTGCGGGCGGTGTGCCCGCCATTGGTACGCCTGCGTTCGGTGCGGCGCAAAGCTGGCTGCTGGCGGGAACGGTGGTGGTGGCCACATTGGGCCTGAAGTTCTTTGCGCGCGGCGTGTGGTCTACCGCTTCGGTGCTGCTTGGGCTGCT
This genomic interval from Novosphingobium sp. CECT 9465 contains the following:
- a CDS encoding TonB-dependent siderophore receptor, which produces MRGVAALLACTALTGPAFAQEAADAEEPPKDEIVVTGSLNALPLKDVGSIFGFDKNLVETPRSASSISKEQMERFGVTEIYDLVAQSPGTFTNSFFGVGGALDIRGTPGEVYFRGVRRLDNPGNYPTPIGASDRIDIVRGPASPIYGPSKTGGYMNFVPKSARVAGGAYMDSPEGQLSYTTGSWSKSVLSADLRGPGKIGTQEFGYSLYAEVENSGSYYRNMSTKQTILQAAFDTDIAPNLRLEFGGMYHDFKGQQNGGWNRLTQDLVDNSNYITGSAKPLDTSGDGQISHEEAAAANGGFGLNPFGSAFCSTPPFANPFGGLTNDCLATLYPDSGLTNVGTAKLDRRNTLTAEDDKLNNLAKTAYVDLIFDAGNDLEIKNQFFYDGYTNLNENQYGFSQIHDSWVIENRVVIAKTFNSTAGKFSFQISPSIRYTSFEHGDDFNYEYFHRVDLTQGYNALSDRLLSTECNCNYTSYNRGNYTDLGFAGLANLDFNFGLDVTLGARYDHIKVETADVAALLEDPAAAGSANTSKGGWSWSASANYKLPFGLVPYVTVSRQATVIAGQGAEITVSDALSGAFISASKLYEGGIKGSFLDSRLYAAVSVYKQTRVDRNAQAIVTNQAVQTKGIEAELRWSVNSNLLISANYTKTKVENLTAIGDGVLFSFFGIDDLPGLDPALHLGGQPIGLVPIPNADASRRAGIPEDLYSATATYSFENGIALAGSITRVPSVFSGQSQAVQLPAYTLVDGSISYTTGPFLLRAVVKNATNAKYFRANFTELFGSSIALPERPRSWQASVVYKF
- a CDS encoding purine nucleoside permease, which encodes MRFFARLALSAAALLAGASQVHAAPAADAATIAAVKSCAPARPCAAKLPVRVVVVTMFEIGADTGDKPGEFQLWKERRNLSVTLPFPQGWHDLAYDPQTGVLAIVTGMGSIRSATATLALGLDDRLDLSRAYWLVAGIAGIDPEDASVGSAAWARFLIDGDIAHEIDAREIPDGWKSGYFALHSKGPSDPTPLPPINGEMFELNPALQEWAFALTRDIPLPDDKVIAAERKKFTGYPNAQKPPFVLKGDNMAAMTFWHGAKMTQWANDWTDFWTQGKGEFVTSAMEETGTFQSIEYLTKVGRADRDRVMVLRSASNFTMPPPGEDPAAYLLGENQGYAGMTAALEALYLVGGKVADEITGNWDRYAEAPPK
- a CDS encoding 8-oxoguanine deaminase, translated to MALTLIRNAAVVATMDDAGTEIPGGAVAMRDGVVLAVGTTSELAPLAGHADQIVEAQGCVVTPGLVNTHHHLYQTLTRAMPGATEASLFGWLKRLYPIWANYTPDDVFAATQLGLAELALSGCTMSSDHLYLFPNGITLDDTIHAAADIGLRFHATRGGMSLGESAGGLPPDSLVEREDAILADCIRVIDRFHDGADGAMVRVGVAPCSPFSVSRELMRDAALLAREKGAMLHTHLAEDADDVAFSLERFGCRPGQYAEDLGWTGPDVWHAHCVQLDHGEIDLFARTRTGVAHCPGSNCRLGSGVAPVRRMVDAGVNVGLGVDGSASNDSGNLLGEARQALLLQRVTHGATAFATREALRLATRGGAEVLGRSDLGSLTPGKRADCAVWDMGTVASAGVWDMVAGLVLAPPSGVRDLFVEGRAVVRDGELVRTTRRAVVRAAQKSVSRLMTLA